A single genomic interval of Penicillium psychrofluorescens genome assembly, chromosome: 2 harbors:
- a CDS encoding uncharacterized protein (ID:PFLUO_003260-T1.cds;~source:funannotate): MPLQFPPLLTTRWSASDPSLQYPVYNPATGELITTVQAGNKDSVHKAVLAAQAAFENDWRWRSPMERSALLFACADALSSRKEEIAEILCLENGKPYADALQFDVNFLIGVFKYFASLVDKLPGEHYDQGPTCSSVYYEPFGVCAGIVPFNWPPIHTGGKTAPALAAGNTLVLKPAEQAPLTLMRIVDIISEVLPKDVVQVVPGLGTAVPQALIDHHLVKMVSFTGSSPAGAKVAEAAGRGIKPVVLELGGKNAFVVFDDVDLDKVVPTALEGAFFNKGEACTASSRFLVQRKVYDEFCSRLAAAVTKLKCGNGMDPSTHVGPVVSKEQKERVEKHIKVAQDDSQVHIAAQSETPTEPNCKNGYFVPPTLITNVSRDHVLAKEEIFGPVATVTPFDTEEEAVSIVNESEYGLTCAIFSNDHETCLRASRKVDVGMVFINNYFRSVLGQPFGGTKSTGFGREHCIETLRSWAQPKVVKQPSGLGSVPSWRAIKDIF, encoded by the coding sequence ATGCCCCTGCAATTCCCCCCTCTCTTGACGACTCGATGGTCTGCTTCTGACCCATCGCTCCAGTATCCAGTCTACAACCCCGCAACCGGTGAACTAATTACCACCGTTCAAGCTGGCAACAAGGACAGTGTCCATAAAGCAGTGCTGGCTGCACAGGCTGCCTTTGAAAATGACTGGCGCTGGCGCAGCCCTATGGAGCGAAGTGCGCTGCTCTTCGCATGTGCCGACGCTCTGAGCTCTCGCAAGGAAGAAATCGCCGAGATTCTGTGCCTGGAGAACGGCAAACCCTACGCTGACGCGCTCCAATTTGATGTGAACTTCCTGATCGGCGTCTTTAAGTATTTCGCCAGTCTAGTCGACAAACTGCCGGGTGAGCACTATGATCAAGGACCCACCTGCTCGTCCGTGTACTATGAACCGTTCGGCGTTTGTGCGGGCATCGTTCCCTTCAACTGGCCGCCGATCCACACTGGTGGTAAAACCGCGCCGGCCCTGGCTGCTGGAAACACTCTTGTCTTGAAACCAGCAGAACAGGCACCTCTGACATTGATGCGTATTGTGGATATCATCTCCGAGGTCCTGCCCAAAGATGTCGTGCAGGTCGTGCCGGGTCTGGGCACGGCCGTGCCTCAAGCCCTGATCGACCACCATCTTGTCAAGATGGTCTCCTTTACAGGGAGCTCACCTGCGGGTGCCAAGGTGGCAGAGGCAGCAGGCAGGGGCATTAAGCCCGTAGTGCTTGAGCTCGGAGGCAAGAACGCCTTTGTTGTCTTTGACGATGTGGATCTCGACAAAGTCGTGCCCACGGCGCTCGAAGGTGCATTTTTCAACAAAGGAGAAGCATGCACGGCTTCCTCGCGATTTCTGGTTCAGCGCAAAGTCTACGATGAGTTTTGCTCGCGCCTTGCTGCCGCAGTGACGAAATTGAAGTGCGGCAATGGCATGGATCCCTCGACGCATGTCGGGCCGGTGGTTTCCAAGGAGCAGAAAGAGCGTGTCGAGAAACACATTAAAGTTGCCCAAGACGACTCGCAGGTCCACATTGCTGCTCAGTCAGAGACTCCAACCGAGCCCAACTGCAAGAATGGATACTTTGTGCCCCCGACGCTGATCACGAATGTCTCGCGAGACCACGttctggccaaggaggagatcttcGGGCCGGTGGCAACAGTAACGCCATTTGATACGGAAGAAGAGGCAGTTTCTATTGTCAACGAGTCGGAATATGGATTGACATGCGCTATCTTCAGTAATGATCACGAGACATGTCTTCGGGCCTCCCGAAAAGTTGATGTCGGCATGGTTTTTATCAACAACTACTTTAGAAGCGTGTTGGGTCAACCCTTTGGAGGAACCAAGAGCACAGGGTTTGGCCGAGAACATTGCATCGAGACGCTGAGATCGTGGGCGCAGCCGAAGGTCGTCAAGCAGCCTTCGGGACTGGGTTCCGTGCCTAGTTGGAGGGCAATCAAGGATATCTTCTAG
- a CDS encoding uncharacterized protein (ID:PFLUO_003261-T1.cds;~source:funannotate), which yields MTKPKAVRDADKLSGKPLQETAESSSSVLDIDSEGWLTSRDLREDGLPFSLERVRQMSIYLVANPNMSSSFLFRADILFDSQGLLETPQQKEQALHVSGGNIESTEQEEAVPAPAIKIGGFCLTRSVIRKLIPRKPEKDRPLEQTCHFYESTASSVDPSDENSHRNRFLVMYLPHITAEEDMPFYHPKLRAVAFLYDFQSDLNNGPGTGTMSVHFLPFSDDIPTRLERTLHMLLSTNIRLAKHPGPAAAVDGSNHNPTRDNIIPRHIVQNTYSRLKTTYASDLCERWLEHTEPSKHVFEDLLIASFLIELWRDMYGVAPAVERGQTQNNCSSFPGFVDVACGNGVLVYVLLMEGYAGWGFDARRRKSWKIFPDWVQERLKEAIHIPKPFLGATADQDLGATIHSGDFAKDTFIISNHADELTVWTPLMAAHACPESPLPFLSIPCCSHALSGARFRYPPPKGKNPKPSKENNDNTPAGEGDPAEEYVEQNPQPSSGDLKALRAAKHEEQTDLAMLSSQYHSLTAKTMRVAEEIGYDVEKTMLRIPSTRNMGVIGGRQRVTKEWNNKSTWKSSETAADDKDDEETVLQKIREVVERECAKDNGIDTAARIWVERAQGLHKGQGKGNQPHY from the coding sequence ATGACAAAACCAAAGGCCGTACGAGATGCCGACAAGCTCTCAGGAAAGCCACTCCAGGAGACGGCCGAATCTTCCTCATCGGTTCTGGACATCGACAGTGAGGGTTGGCTCACCTCGAGAGACCTTCGGGAAGATGGATTGCCCTTCTCGCTAGAGAGGGTGCGTCAAATGTCAATCTATCTCGTTGCCAACCCAAACATGagctcttcttttctgtttcgAGCAGATATCCTTTTCGATAGCCAAGGGCTTCTCGAAACGCCGCAGCAAAAAGAGCAAGCACTCCACGTTTCAGGGGGCAATATCGAATCaacagaacaagaagagGCTGTGCCTGCGCCGGCAATCAAGATCGGGGGGTTTTGTTTGACCAGGAGTGTCATTCGAAAACTCATCCCTCGCAAACCCGAGAAAGACCGACCATTGGAGCAAACCTGCCATTTCTACGAATCCACAGCCTCTTCTGTGGACCCTTCCGATGAGAACTCACACCGCAACCGATTTCTTGTCATGTACCTCCCCCACATTacagccgaggaggacaTGCCTTTCTACCACCCAAAACTCCGAGCTGTTGCCTTTCTATATGACTTTCAGTCCGACCTCAACAATGGCCCAGGAACGGGAACAATGTCTGTTCATTTCTTGCCATTCAGCGATGACATACCAACCCGCTTGGAACGTACATTACACATGCTACTCAGTACGAATATCCGACTCGCGAAGCACCCCGGGCCTGCCGCGGCCGTTGATGGAAGCAACCATAACCCGACTAGGGATAATATCATTCCGCGACATATCGTCCAGAACACATACTCACGCCTCAAAACTACGTACGCGTCGGACTTGTGTGAGCGCTGGCTCGAGCACACAGAACCAAGCAAGCACGTCTTCGAGGATCTGCTTATCGCGTCATTTCTGATCGAACTTTGGAGGGACATGTATGGCGTGGCTCCTGCAGTGGAAAGAggccagacccagaacaATTGTTCCTCTTTTCCTGGATTCGTGGATGTAGCATGTGGCAACGGTGTGCTTGTGTACGTGCTGCTTATGGAGGGATACGCGGGCTGGGGATTTGATGCCCGACGTCGAAAATCTTGGAAGATCTTTCCGGATTGGGTGCAGGAGCGATTGAAGGAGGCGATCCATATCCCCAAACCGTTTTTAGGCGCCACAGCCGATCAAGATCTCGGCGCGACGATCCACAGCGGAGATTTCGCCAAAGACACCTTTATCATCTCCAACCATGCCGACGAACTCACCGTATGGACTCCACTTATGGCTGCCCACGCCTGTCCTGAATCGCCACTACCATTTCTGTCTATTCCGTGCTGCTCGCACGCGCTATCTGGGGCCCGGTTTCGCTACCCTCCACCGAAAGGGAAGAATCCGAAACCCTCAAAGGAAAACAATGACAATACACCTGCGGGGGAAGGCGATCCGGCGGAAGAGTATGTAGAGCAGAATCCACAGCCTTCCTCTGGAGATCTGAAGGCGCTACGAGCAGCCAAGCATGAGGAACAGACTGATCTTGCAATGCTCAGTTCGCAATACCACTCACTCACTGCAAAGACCATGCGTGTGGCTGAGGAGATTGGGTACGATGTTGAAAAGACTATGCTGCGTATCCCCAGCACCAGGAATATGGGCGTGATTGGAGGACGACAGCGTGTCACAAAGGAGTGGAACAATAAGTCGACTTGGAAGTCTTCGGAGACAGCTGCGGACGACaaagacgacgaagagacAGTCTTACAGAAGATTAGGGAGGTTGTTGAGCGGGAATGCGCTAAGGACAATGGTATTGATACCGCCGCTCGAATCTGGGTTGAGCGCGCCCAGGGTCTACACAAGGGACAGGGGAAAGGTAATCAGCCGCATTATTGA
- a CDS encoding uncharacterized protein (ID:PFLUO_003262-T1.cds;~source:funannotate) gives MGWNTWNSFACSMNESVILEAAERIVSLGFKDLGYDYVVLDDCWSAGRNATGYLVPDAQKFPKGIADVADKIHSMGLKIGIYSSAGTMTCARYTGSLGYEEKDAAAWASWGIDYLKYDNCYNQGEEGTPKLSFDRYNAMGKALNATGRPILYSMCNWGVDGPWNFATTIANSWRTSGDLINVWDRPDVNCPCSELDGIDCKLPGYHCSIMNVVDKAAYYPSKAYSGAWNDLDMLEVGNGGLTDDEAISHFSLWAALKSPLLMTNVMTQIDSATLSILQNTAVLAVSQDPEASSAVRIWRYFVNGGEIQMYSGPLSGGDQVVVLLNSSPMPRDMNATLTDIFWDDGAEGTASQLQSAWEVYDLWAGRMNNGTAEGIIRGGNNASRPIDMAKLGGASKVYSQVPLPATKALMGKKVGTVKARGTVKAHVKPHGVAMLRLREVKTKDEL, from the exons ATGGGCTGG AATACTTGGAACTCCTTCGCCTGCAGCATGAACGAGAGCGTCATCCTGGAAGCAGCTGAACGCATCGTCTCGCTCGGCTTCAAGGATCTAGGCTACGACTACGTCGTTTTAGATGACTGCTGGTCTGCAGGCCGCAACGCGACGGGATACCTTGTGCCCGATGCACAGAAATTCCCAAAGGGCATCGCCGATGTCGCGGATAAGATTCACTCCATGGGCCTTAAGATTGGTATCTACTCCAGCGCGGGAACTATGACCTGCGCGCGTTACACAGGATCGCTGGGGTATGAAGAGAAGGATGCTGCGGCGTGGGCGAGCTGGGGG ATTGACTACCTCAAATACGACAACTGCTACAACCAAGGCGAGGAGGGAACACCCAAGCTCTCCTTTGACCGCTACAATGCCATGGGCAAGGCACTTAATGCCACGGGCCGACCTATTCTCTACTCGATGTGCAACTGGGGCGTTGACGGGCCATGGAACTTTGCTACCACGATCGCCAACTCGTGGCGCACGAGCGGCGACCTGATCAACGTCTGGGACCGCCCGGATGTCAATTGTCCTTGCTCGGAGCTTGATGGCATTGACTGCAAGTTGCCTGGATATCACTGTTCAATTATGAATGTGGTCGACAAGGCTGCTTATTACCCATCCAAGGCGTACTCCGGCGCCTGGAATGATCTCGACATGCTCG AGGTCGGAAATGGCGGCCTAACTGACGACGAAGCAATCTCCCACTTCAGCTTATGGGCAGCGCTGAAATCTCCTCTGCTCATGACAAACGTCATGACCCAGATCGACTCCGCCACACTCTCGATCCTACAGAACACCGCCGTGCTCGCCGTGTCACAGGATCCAGAGGCATCGAGCGCCGTTCGGATCTGGCGGTACTTTGTCAAcggcggcgagatccagATGTACAGTGGTCCGTTGAGCGGCGGTGATCAGGTGGTTGTCCTGCTGAACAGTAGTCCCATGCCGCGAGACATGAATGCTACGCTTACGGATATCTTCTGGGACGATGGGGCCGAGGGCACGGCGAGCCAGCTGCAGAGTGCGTGGGAGGTGTATGATCTGTGGGCTGGACGGATGAATAACGGCACCGCGGAGGGGATTATTCGGGGAGGAAATAATGCGTCGAGACCCATTGATATGGCCAAGCTTGGGGGTGCGAGTAAGGTCTACTCGCAGGTGCCGTTGCCAGCGACCAAGGCGctgatggggaagaaggtTGGAACCGTGAAGGCTAGGGGCACGGTGAAGGCTCATGTGAAACCGCATGGTGTGGCCATGTTGCGGTTGAGGGAAGTGAAGACAAAGGATGAGCTGTGA
- a CDS encoding uncharacterized protein (ID:PFLUO_003263-T1.cds;~source:funannotate) → MLSSPRPSVPSTSLLRFLRSQSGFSASSTCARPAKSRLCGDPVLEAWASRKSSSWAGLAVSQSRPPSNSLNLPSCRPVPAGTLPLRVPGQSLLPRHASTKTSPLLRKLWDLKRGKTAEHKNSRSPGAPFLEDGTDGIFNVGRTLGAKASNEMRIRCTEFDINGNVTLINGEFRKLELIAKYGLLPRDLRKIDSSTLPHILVRPSAILINLLHLRVLIKADRVLVFDAYGSTDSYMQSLFIYDLEGKLRQKQPQGAQPGVALPYELRALEAVLVSVTSGLEEEFNGVREPVVRVLRALEEDIDRDKLRQLLIYSKKLGTFEQKARLVRDAIDDLLEADDDLASMYLSERAVGKERNEDDHQEVEMLLESYHKVCDEIVQSGGNLVTGIRNTEEVVKAILDANRNSLMLLDLKFSIGTLGLATGTLFSALYGMNLKNFIEESDLGFGAVSVGCFGLTAIVCVYGLSKLRKLQRVRMWGESGAGGASLTPLSRTNWRADSVEPVWSSLPGEGRSERMKRLRENAAAMAASRRASATAAATAAGAATRTQGLGTREQDHAEGRSSRKKTDDAGRDRHADPSPAPASAVEGGVAS, encoded by the exons ATGCTGTCTTCGCCGAGACCATCGGTGCCTTCCACATCGCTGCTGCGGTTTCTCCGATCGCAATCTGgtttctcggcctcgtcaacaTGCGCCCGTCCTGCGAAGTCGCGGCTCTGCGGTGATCCAGTGCTTGAAGCGTGGGCATCCCGGAAGTCCTCTAGCTGGGCAGGTCTCGCCGTATCGCAAAGTCGCCCGCCGTCGAATTCATTGAATCTCCCAAGCTGCCGACCAGTCCCTGCCGGTACACTGCCGTTGCGCGTTCCGGGCCAATCCCTGCTCCCCCGACATGCATCCACCAAGACCAGCCCCCTACTGCGAAAACTTTGGGATCTCAAGCGAGGTAAGACTGCTGAGCACAAAAACAGTCGCAGTCCGGGAGCGCCATTTCTCGAGGATGGAACAGATGGGATTTTCAATGTCGGCCGGACTCTCGGCGCGAAGGCTTCGAATGAGATGCGGATTCGATGCACGGAGTTTGATATCAATGGGAACGTGACGCTCATAAATGGGGAGTTTCGGAAGTTGGAATTAATTGCCAAG TACGGCCTCCTCCCCCGTGATCTCCGCAAAATCGACTCGTCGACTCTACCACATATCCTGGTCCGACCAAGCGCTATTCTAATCAACCTTCTACATCTTCGGGTATTGATCAAGGCGGACCGGGTGCTTGTTTTCGACGCCTATGGCTCGACGGACTCTTATATGCAGTCCCTGTTCATCTACGATTTGGAAGGAAAACTACGTCAGAAACAACCTCAGGGCGCACAGCCCGGCGTGGCCCTGCCGTACGAGCTCCGTGCACTAGAAGCAGTTTTGGTCAGCGTCACCAGCGGTTTAGAGGAGGAATTCAATGGTGTGAGAGAGCCTGTTGTGCGTGTCCTTCgggctctggaagaggacATTGACCGCGACAAGCTGCGGCAACTATTGATCTACTCTAAGAAACTGGGCACGTTCGAGCAGAAAGCGAGGCTGGTTCGGGACGCCATTGATGACCTgctcgaggccgatgatgatctggCATCGATGTACCTGAGCGAACGCGCAGTCGGAAAAGAACGAAATGAGGACGATCACCAGGAAGTCGAGATGTTGCTGGAATCGTATCACAAGGTGTGCGATGAAATCGTCCAGTCTGGCGGTAACCTGGTGACGGGTATCCGCAACACAGAAGAAGT TGTGAAGGCAATTCTCGACGCCAACCGCAACTCCCTAATGCTGCTTGACCTTAAATTCAGCATTGGGACTCTGGGACTCGCCACCGGAACATTATTCTCTGCCCTCTATGGAATGAATTTGAAGAACTTCATCGAAGAGTCCGATCTCGGCTTCGGCGCAGTCTCTGTCGGTTGCTTCGGCCTCACCGCCATCGTATGCGTTTACGGATTGTCGAAACTACGCAAGCTCCAGCGCGTGCGGATGTGGGGGGAGTCCGGTGCAGGGGGCGCTTCATTGACTCCCCTCAGCCGCACAAATTGGCGTGCTGACTCGGTCGAGCCGGTTTGGAGCAGTCTTCCGGGCGAAGGCCGCTCAGAGCGCATGAAACGGCTGAGAGAGAACGCtgcggccatggctgcctCGCGGAGGGCTTCGGCAACAGCCGCAGCTACGGCGGCTGGCGCTGCAACGAGAACACAGGGTTTAGGCACTCGGGAACAGGACCATGCTGAAGGCAGATCATCTCGCAAGAAAACGGACGACGCTGGTCGCGATCGACATGCGGATCCCAGCCCAGCGCCTGCATCTGCGGTCGAGGGAGGAGTGGCCTCATGA